Proteins found in one Elephas maximus indicus isolate mEleMax1 chromosome 11, mEleMax1 primary haplotype, whole genome shotgun sequence genomic segment:
- the C11H19orf81 gene encoding putative uncharacterized protein C19orf81 homolog, with amino-acid sequence MQPEVEPLRSSTMGNPSIHREAGALLVDPETPEEMQTCCLSRPTKSSKQHLRQVIAEYEALDRELPCIRKFPTPPAAQPLCLCMETLPEADFTHLDVLEALEAELPGAMESGRVSSIRFENMNVICGTAGRRDRWLITVTDFQTRSRLLRSGLSPRGLAHQLVRHDELLLGDYRLHLRRSLARRRMLEALGAEPNEED; translated from the exons ATGCAGCCAGAGGTGGAGCCTCTGCGTTCCTCCACCATGGGGAATCCCAGCATACACAGAGAGGCAG GAGCCCTCCTTGTGGACCCTGAGACTCCAGAGGAGATGCAGACTTGCTGCCTAAGCAGGCCCACCAAATCCTC GAAGCAGCACCTGCGACAGGTCATTGCAGAGTACGAGGCCCTGGACCGCGAGCTCCCATGCATCCGGAAGTTCCCCACACCGCCTGCTGCCCAGCCCCTGTGCCTCTGCATGGAGACCTTG CCCGAGGCGGACTTTACCCACCTGGATGTGTTGGAGGCGCTAGAGGCCGAGCTACCTGGGGCCATGGAGAGCGGGCGCGTGAGCAGTATCCGCTTTGAAAACATGAATGTCATCTGTGGGACCGCAGGGCGCCGGGACCG GTGGCTCATCACGGTCACTGACTTCCAGACTCGCTCGCGCCTGCTGCGCTCTGGGCTCAGTCCTCGCGGGCTCGCGCACCAGCTCGTGCGACACGACGAGCTGCTGCTGGGCGATTACCGCCTGCACCTGCGTCGCTCTCTGGCCCGACGGCGCATGCTCGAGGCCCTGGGGGCGGAGCCGAACGAGGAAGACTGA